One window of Botrimarina mediterranea genomic DNA carries:
- a CDS encoding tRNA(His) guanylyltransferase Thg1 family protein yields MKFDDLDTRMRVFETGHDHCVLPGIYIVARLDGRGFTRLTKEVHKFEAPFDVRFRDLMVQTVQHLMDCGFQIVYGYTESDEISLLLDLEADAFSRKTRKLNSVLAGEASAKFSLLLGGIACFDCRLSQLPRAIDVVDYFRWRNEDAHRNALNAHCYWRLRKEGQDANQATTALMKLSVADKNELLFQRGINFNDLPGWQKRGIGVVWREFEKQAVNQMTGEPVTTTRRRLETILELPMRDDYSDFVYGLLRGADQRA; encoded by the coding sequence ATGAAGTTTGACGACCTCGACACCCGGATGCGTGTTTTCGAGACCGGGCACGACCACTGTGTGCTTCCGGGCATCTACATTGTCGCACGTCTCGACGGAAGAGGCTTCACCCGGCTCACGAAAGAGGTCCACAAATTCGAAGCCCCGTTTGACGTGCGGTTCCGCGATTTGATGGTCCAGACGGTCCAACACCTGATGGACTGCGGATTCCAGATTGTCTACGGCTACACGGAGAGCGATGAGATCTCATTGCTTTTGGACCTCGAAGCCGACGCGTTCAGCAGAAAGACTCGTAAACTCAATTCGGTTCTGGCAGGCGAAGCAAGTGCTAAGTTCTCACTGCTGCTGGGCGGTATCGCTTGCTTCGACTGCCGCCTCTCACAGTTGCCGAGAGCCATCGATGTCGTGGACTATTTCCGCTGGCGGAACGAAGACGCTCACCGCAATGCCCTCAATGCCCACTGCTATTGGCGACTCCGCAAGGAAGGTCAGGACGCGAACCAAGCGACAACAGCGTTGATGAAGTTGTCGGTTGCCGATAAGAACGAGTTGCTCTTCCAACGGGGGATCAATTTCAACGATCTGCCAGGCTGGCAGAAGCGGGGCATCGGTGTCGTGTGGCGGGAGTTCGAGAAGCAAGCCGTTAATCAGATGACGGGCGAGCCCGTGACAACGACTCGACGACGGCTAGAGACCATCTTGGAACTACCGATGCGAGACGATTACAGCGATTTCGTGTACGGGCTGCTGAGAGGCGCAGACCAACGTGCCTAG
- a CDS encoding nucleotidyltransferase domain-containing protein — protein MKSRVHNSPNLIYSAGTQVVVLKSVQGSNGRVAHPAGAVGVIVRSPQDRHHSYRVRFVDDFEAALHHDNLMLLAEYKQGAINDTNQVLSTHGLFDRVIYRCVVGSRAFGLGTEESDTDRRGVYLPSADLHWSLYGVPEQLENERTEECYWELQKFLVMALKGNPNILECLYTPLIEFVTPLGQELLAMREAFLSRLVYQTYNGYVMSQFKRMEADLRNQGKVKPKHVMHLIRLLLSGIHVLREGFVPVDVGQHRERLFAIKNEEMAWDDIEAWRKQLHAEFDRALEETNLPERPDYERANEFLVKARRLAVAEKLP, from the coding sequence ATGAAGTCCCGCGTCCACAACAGCCCGAACCTCATCTACTCGGCGGGGACTCAAGTCGTCGTCCTTAAGTCGGTCCAGGGTTCGAACGGCCGAGTCGCCCACCCCGCCGGCGCCGTCGGCGTGATCGTGCGGTCGCCGCAGGACCGTCATCACTCCTACCGCGTTCGGTTCGTGGACGACTTCGAGGCGGCGTTACATCACGACAACCTGATGCTGCTGGCCGAGTACAAGCAAGGAGCCATCAACGACACCAACCAAGTCCTCTCGACCCACGGTCTCTTCGACCGGGTCATCTACCGCTGCGTGGTGGGGTCACGTGCCTTTGGACTTGGGACTGAAGAATCGGATACCGACCGCCGTGGGGTCTACCTTCCGTCAGCGGACCTCCACTGGTCGCTGTACGGCGTGCCTGAGCAGCTCGAAAACGAACGCACGGAAGAATGCTACTGGGAGCTGCAGAAGTTTCTCGTCATGGCCCTGAAGGGAAACCCAAACATTCTTGAATGTCTCTACACGCCGTTGATTGAGTTCGTGACGCCGCTTGGACAAGAACTTCTGGCGATGCGGGAGGCGTTCCTCTCTCGGCTGGTCTACCAGACGTACAACGGCTACGTCATGTCGCAATTCAAGCGGATGGAGGCCGATCTGCGTAATCAGGGCAAGGTGAAGCCCAAGCATGTGATGCATCTGATCCGGCTTCTCTTGTCGGGCATTCACGTGCTCCGTGAGGGGTTCGTCCCCGTCGACGTCGGCCAGCACCGGGAGCGGCTCTTCGCCATCAAGAATGAAGAGATGGCTTGGGACGACATCGAAGCGTGGCGGAAGCAGCTGCATGCCGAGTTCGATCGGGCGTTGGAGGAGACCAACTTGCCAGAGCGGCCGGACTACGAACGTGCGAACGAGTTTCTCGTGAAGGCACGACGGCTCGCCGTGGCGGAGAAACTGCCGTGA
- a CDS encoding DUF1559 family PulG-like putative transporter: MTTNEVVPDSSRGKLTRVLPVVVGLLVFVLLGVVAASMIASARHSVDETLCHSNLVKLRHALVEYASVHGSLPPAVLPGPDGKTAHSWRVLILPYLDSWGIDGRAIYEAYDMAEEWNAPGNRRLFKLVAQSRFACPCGPEEDTTLTSYVVIVGGNTLFPPGGTVSASKLPNNVDPILVIEISSSDIEWPEPRDLSVSELSKSSRLNSIALLKPHGGVIRYITLSGRLGVLAGDMSVDEVNRLASIDGQAANADEELP, from the coding sequence GTGACGACTAATGAAGTTGTGCCAGACAGCAGCCGAGGGAAGTTAACGCGAGTTCTACCCGTCGTCGTAGGGCTGCTCGTCTTTGTTCTTCTTGGAGTTGTCGCCGCATCCATGATTGCGAGCGCTCGACACTCTGTTGATGAGACGCTGTGCCATTCGAACCTCGTTAAGCTACGGCATGCGCTGGTGGAGTACGCCTCTGTGCACGGCTCACTACCGCCAGCAGTCCTTCCAGGGCCTGATGGCAAGACGGCTCACAGCTGGAGAGTTTTGATACTTCCTTACCTCGATTCCTGGGGAATCGACGGCAGAGCCATCTATGAAGCCTACGATATGGCCGAGGAATGGAACGCTCCCGGCAATCGTCGACTTTTTAAGCTCGTTGCACAGAGCAGGTTCGCTTGTCCCTGCGGTCCTGAAGAAGACACTACGCTGACGAGCTACGTCGTAATCGTAGGCGGCAACACGCTTTTTCCTCCGGGCGGCACGGTATCCGCCTCAAAGCTGCCGAACAATGTGGACCCGATTCTGGTCATAGAAATATCCAGCTCGGATATCGAGTGGCCAGAGCCGAGGGACCTCTCGGTTAGCGAGCTATCCAAGTCTAGTCGGTTGAACTCGATAGCATTGTTGAAGCCACACGGTGGGGTGATCCGTTACATCACGCTCAGTGGCAGGTTGGGCGTACTAGCCGGCGATATGAGTGTGGATGAAGTCAATCGGCTCGCTAGCATCGACGGTCAGGCTGCAAATGCTGACGAGGAACTGCCATGA
- a CDS encoding DUF4132 domain-containing protein, producing the protein MSKTPRIEPFVADAGDDLADEQALIAAFIEQVNATRQRYYQDLDLKSIAAGRSLLGASPEAARKFVLAAVQQVRHWDRMAERVRSQGENELARINAHHLPGWEEVWGKRIAAATVVKTLTRRKLPFERADLLLALQWCAESNQLNSRWYPIGNIVRALQRFAEETELDAEFISALQGFASQLRGVYDKDTKRYATVVEQMAASAADDEESEPNMAEWRPTPRPAPVGTEAVLTRLKQHLGVLHADLPCETSPTGPDAFALRSDSPLADEHRLLTGVLEEVTGTGDYHSPNPQKLKHGKQLSHPPDDRAASLFLAAAERQMETLLEPEGDLGNPAEWQARYAANAMIGIVRRLRIPWTRGEAFDALLYLSTRRPESRPVGDQTLGELIELVERYAEEEALTEGERFALHRFRMTLVAGPALGSVSDHVRRVTDLVGDGAAFCLAPGEAWSDAVNQDFSRWSLREQKRWVSFFSHLLTATASKPSSKWLKSASEAVALVGETRLLEHLSRWLPEVARGRTVSQFGYYAGDARGAADTMQDENALALRGLLWLMPTLGDRERLTRLISEVTLSAYKKVPGVGPRAVKVGNAGVYALSEMGTIDAVGQLAVLKVRVKFGTAQKEIEKAFTKTAASLGLPRDEIEEMGVPSYGLTEVGRLIEEFGEYEAEIEVTGADACLAWRDRHGKPLKSVPAKVSKEHADELKDLRQSLKDIKAILPAQRDRIDSMFLAQRTWPISAWRERYLEHPLVGTIAGRLIWCVDGEPVSFIEGVATDLDGSVVGHGATAEITLWHPVGRPVEEVVAWRRRLEELRITQPFKQAHREVYLLTAAEENTRTYSNRFAAHVLRQHQFNALCSARGWKNQLRLMVDDSYAPPTKRLPGWGLRAEFWVEGIGEEYETDTNESGSYLYLATDQVRFYRDGAAENWAHAGGGGYTTAAADAGEQGVNEPLPLDQIPPLVFSEVMRDVDLFVGVASVGNDPNWNDGGPDGRYQNYWTSYSFGDLSATAATRKEVLERLVPRLKIASRCSFTDRFLVVQGDLRTYKIHLGSGNILMEPNDEYLCIVPDSRSRAKEEEVYLPFEGDRTLSIILSKALMLAADKNIQDTTILRQINR; encoded by the coding sequence ATGAGCAAGACGCCCAGGATCGAACCGTTTGTGGCGGACGCTGGGGACGATCTGGCCGATGAACAGGCCCTGATCGCGGCATTCATCGAGCAGGTGAACGCCACCCGTCAGCGCTACTACCAAGACCTCGACTTGAAGAGCATTGCAGCCGGGAGGTCGCTTTTAGGCGCAAGCCCCGAGGCAGCGCGGAAGTTTGTGCTCGCCGCCGTCCAACAAGTGCGTCATTGGGACCGCATGGCGGAAAGGGTTCGTAGCCAAGGGGAGAATGAACTGGCGCGAATCAACGCGCACCACCTGCCAGGATGGGAAGAGGTTTGGGGGAAACGCATTGCCGCCGCGACGGTCGTGAAGACGCTGACTCGACGCAAGCTCCCTTTCGAAAGGGCTGACCTACTGCTGGCATTGCAGTGGTGCGCCGAAAGCAACCAGCTGAACTCGCGTTGGTACCCGATTGGCAACATTGTCCGCGCCTTGCAGCGGTTCGCCGAGGAGACGGAGCTCGACGCTGAGTTCATCAGCGCCTTGCAGGGCTTCGCGAGCCAGTTGCGCGGGGTCTACGACAAAGACACGAAGCGCTACGCAACCGTCGTGGAGCAGATGGCTGCTTCCGCAGCGGACGACGAAGAAAGCGAGCCGAACATGGCCGAGTGGCGGCCGACGCCGCGGCCCGCTCCCGTTGGGACCGAAGCGGTCCTCACTCGCCTCAAGCAGCATCTTGGCGTCCTTCATGCAGACCTCCCGTGCGAGACGTCACCGACCGGCCCCGACGCATTTGCCTTGCGGAGCGACTCGCCGCTGGCGGACGAGCACCGCCTCCTGACCGGCGTCTTAGAAGAAGTTACTGGAACCGGTGATTACCACAGCCCCAATCCGCAGAAGCTGAAGCACGGCAAGCAGCTCTCGCACCCTCCCGATGACCGAGCCGCCTCACTCTTCCTGGCGGCTGCCGAGAGGCAGATGGAGACCTTGCTCGAGCCCGAAGGTGATCTGGGAAATCCTGCCGAGTGGCAGGCCCGCTATGCCGCCAACGCGATGATCGGCATTGTCCGAAGGCTGCGTATTCCCTGGACACGTGGTGAGGCATTCGACGCCTTGCTGTACCTGTCAACGAGAAGGCCCGAGTCGCGACCGGTGGGCGATCAGACCCTCGGCGAGCTGATCGAGTTGGTAGAGCGTTACGCCGAGGAAGAGGCGCTGACTGAAGGCGAGCGGTTCGCACTGCATCGCTTTCGAATGACGCTTGTCGCTGGGCCCGCCCTCGGAAGCGTCTCGGACCATGTGCGACGCGTGACGGACCTAGTTGGCGATGGCGCTGCGTTCTGCTTAGCGCCCGGAGAGGCGTGGTCGGACGCCGTCAATCAAGATTTTTCGCGGTGGTCGCTGCGTGAACAGAAACGGTGGGTTTCCTTCTTTTCGCACCTGCTGACAGCGACGGCTTCGAAGCCATCGAGTAAGTGGCTGAAGAGCGCGTCCGAGGCGGTCGCCTTGGTGGGAGAAACGCGGCTCTTGGAGCACCTGTCGAGATGGCTTCCCGAGGTGGCGCGGGGTCGGACGGTGAGTCAGTTCGGCTACTACGCGGGCGACGCCCGCGGGGCTGCGGATACGATGCAGGACGAGAACGCCCTAGCTCTCCGCGGACTGTTGTGGCTTATGCCAACCCTCGGCGACCGCGAGCGACTGACGCGGTTGATTTCCGAGGTAACGCTCTCGGCCTACAAGAAGGTCCCCGGCGTCGGGCCGAGGGCCGTCAAGGTGGGGAACGCCGGCGTCTATGCGTTGTCCGAGATGGGAACCATCGACGCCGTTGGTCAACTCGCCGTACTGAAAGTGAGGGTCAAGTTCGGGACCGCCCAGAAGGAGATCGAGAAAGCGTTCACAAAGACCGCCGCGTCCCTCGGTCTGCCACGGGACGAGATCGAGGAGATGGGCGTCCCGTCCTACGGCCTGACGGAGGTGGGACGCCTTATTGAAGAATTCGGAGAGTATGAAGCCGAGATTGAGGTCACCGGTGCCGACGCGTGTCTGGCGTGGCGCGACCGCCATGGGAAACCATTGAAGTCCGTGCCAGCGAAGGTGAGTAAGGAGCACGCGGACGAGTTGAAGGACTTGCGGCAGTCCCTTAAGGACATCAAGGCGATCCTACCGGCTCAAAGAGACCGGATCGATTCGATGTTCCTCGCCCAGCGGACGTGGCCGATCTCGGCGTGGCGAGAAAGGTACCTCGAACACCCCCTGGTAGGGACGATTGCCGGGCGTCTGATCTGGTGTGTCGATGGCGAGCCGGTGAGTTTCATCGAAGGCGTCGCGACCGACCTCGACGGCTCGGTGGTTGGCCACGGCGCCACGGCCGAGATCACCCTGTGGCATCCGGTAGGGCGGCCGGTCGAGGAAGTGGTTGCTTGGCGGCGACGTCTGGAAGAACTGCGGATTACGCAGCCGTTTAAACAGGCGCACCGCGAGGTTTACCTGTTGACGGCCGCCGAGGAGAACACCCGCACGTATTCTAACCGATTCGCGGCGCACGTCCTTCGGCAGCACCAGTTCAATGCTCTGTGCAGCGCCCGTGGTTGGAAGAACCAATTGCGGCTGATGGTGGATGACAGCTACGCGCCGCCGACCAAGCGGTTGCCAGGTTGGGGCTTGCGAGCGGAGTTCTGGGTGGAAGGGATCGGCGAAGAGTACGAGACGGACACGAACGAGTCGGGGAGCTACCTCTACCTGGCAACGGATCAAGTCCGTTTCTATCGGGACGGGGCCGCCGAGAATTGGGCCCACGCGGGCGGCGGCGGCTACACGACAGCCGCCGCCGACGCCGGCGAACAAGGCGTCAACGAGCCCCTGCCGCTCGACCAGATTCCTCCGCTGGTGTTCTCGGAGGTAATGCGCGATGTTGACCTCTTCGTTGGCGTGGCGTCTGTTGGCAACGATCCGAACTGGAACGATGGGGGTCCCGATGGGCGATACCAGAACTACTGGACGTCCTACTCGTTCGGCGACCTGTCCGCGACTGCCGCCACTAGGAAGGAGGTGCTGGAACGCCTGGTTCCTCGCCTCAAGATCGCAAGCCGGTGTTCCTTCACTGATCGTTTCCTTGTCGTCCAAGGCGACCTCCGTACCTACAAGATCCACCTCGGTTCGGGGAACATCTTGATGGAGCCGAACGACGAGTACCTCTGCATCGTCCCGGATTCCCGGAGCCGAGCAAAAGAAGAAGAGGTCTACTTGCCGTTCGAGGGAGACAGGACGCTATCGATTATCCTGAGTAAGGCGTTGATGCTGGCGGCCGACAAGAATATCCAAGACACGACGATTCTCCGACAAATCAATCGTTAA
- a CDS encoding AAA family ATPase, translated as METVVLIGLQASGKSSFCREYLFESHVRINMDMLRTRYREKLLIAACHEAKQPYVVDNTNPTRAERVGYIQAAKAAGFRVAGYYFASKVEDCKLRNSRRPATKIVPLKGLLGTFSKLQLPEKEEGFDELHYVSIAEDGGFAVSVWSNEV; from the coding sequence ATGGAAACTGTCGTGCTCATCGGCTTACAAGCTTCGGGCAAGTCGTCCTTCTGCAGAGAATATCTGTTCGAATCGCACGTCCGAATCAACATGGACATGCTTCGGACTCGGTATCGAGAGAAGCTGCTCATTGCCGCCTGCCACGAGGCGAAACAGCCTTATGTCGTCGACAATACGAACCCGACGCGCGCTGAACGTGTCGGCTACATTCAGGCGGCTAAAGCAGCGGGCTTCCGCGTGGCTGGGTACTACTTCGCATCGAAGGTCGAAGATTGCAAGCTTCGGAACAGCCGTCGACCAGCAACGAAGATCGTGCCGCTCAAAGGGCTCCTGGGTACTTTCAGCAAGCTCCAACTGCCAGAGAAGGAGGAGGGATTCGATGAGCTGCACTACGTATCGATCGCAGAAGATGGGGGATTCGCTGTAAGCGTTTGGTCCAATGAAGTTTGA
- a CDS encoding polynucleotide kinase-phosphatase, which produces MPSFSIPNLSLVVLIGPSGSGKSTFARKHFLPTEVLSSDYCRGLVSDDENNQAATNDAFDVLHFIAAKRLGAGRLTVVDATNVQRESRQPLVALARVYHTLPVAIVFNLPEDVCQERNRGRSDRDFGPHVIRNQRSQLRRSLKALKREGFRHIFVFDSPEQVEAAVIERTPLWNDKRSERGPFDFIGDVHGCCDELEELLVSLGYEPQPLADPGPGWTDYCFAHPEGRKAAFVGDLVDRGPRVLDTLSLVRNMMAAGSAICVPGNHDAKLLRKLRGKNVQLTHGLAGTMEEIEAVAAEEQDAFRNELSTFLDSLVSHYVLDDGKIVVAHAGMKESMQGRGSGKVREFALYGETTGETDEFGLPVRYPWASEYRGGAMVVYGHTPVPTAEWLNKTINIDTGCVFGGALTALRYPELETVSVKAKRTYCEPSRPFLEDNAKSPAQSSQQANDDLLDLADVTGKRIVSTRLRPNITIREENGVAALEVMSRFAADPRWLVYLPPTMSPSETSTKEGYLEYPEEALGYFRSQGVPTVVCEEKHMGSRAVVVVCRDEEVAAKRFGVQGEAGVITTRTGRRFFNDLAMEAALLERVRAALSAAGFWEEHQTEWVVLDCELMPWSAKAKELVKSQYAAVGAAAKAALPPVVDALRTTAKRLNGEASELLEGLAEKFGGQRQAASRFVDAYRHYCWPVESVEDYRLAPFHLLATEGRVHVQQNHEWHMQSLAKVCRQDPRVLLATPYRVIDVTDPEQVNQAVRWWTELTEAGGEGMVVKPLDFISRGKRGLLQPAVKCRGREYLRIIYGPDYTSGANLTRLRSRGLGAKRSLALREFALGIEALERLVRREPLRRVHECVFGVLALESEPVDPRL; this is translated from the coding sequence GTGCCTAGTTTCTCCATCCCGAATTTGTCTCTGGTTGTCCTGATCGGCCCCAGTGGCTCCGGTAAGAGCACGTTCGCACGCAAGCACTTCCTGCCTACGGAAGTGCTGTCGAGCGACTATTGCCGTGGCCTGGTGAGCGACGACGAGAACAATCAAGCGGCGACAAACGATGCCTTTGACGTGCTCCACTTCATCGCTGCCAAGCGACTGGGGGCAGGTCGGCTCACCGTCGTTGACGCCACCAATGTGCAGCGAGAATCACGTCAGCCCCTGGTCGCCCTTGCGAGGGTTTACCACACGCTTCCGGTCGCCATCGTCTTCAACTTGCCCGAGGACGTCTGCCAAGAACGCAACCGGGGACGATCCGACCGGGACTTCGGCCCCCACGTCATCCGCAACCAGCGTTCGCAGCTGCGTCGATCGCTCAAAGCGTTGAAGCGGGAGGGATTTCGGCACATCTTCGTCTTCGATTCCCCCGAGCAGGTCGAAGCGGCCGTCATTGAACGGACGCCTCTCTGGAACGACAAGCGATCCGAGCGGGGTCCCTTCGACTTCATTGGCGACGTTCACGGCTGCTGCGACGAGCTCGAGGAGTTGCTCGTTAGTCTTGGCTACGAACCGCAACCGCTTGCCGACCCCGGCCCAGGATGGACCGACTACTGCTTTGCGCACCCCGAGGGCCGTAAGGCGGCGTTCGTCGGTGATCTCGTGGATCGTGGGCCGCGGGTGCTCGATACGCTAAGCCTCGTGCGGAACATGATGGCGGCCGGCTCGGCGATTTGCGTCCCGGGCAACCACGACGCCAAGCTGCTCCGCAAGCTCCGCGGCAAGAACGTGCAGCTCACGCACGGCCTCGCCGGGACGATGGAAGAGATCGAGGCGGTCGCCGCAGAAGAGCAAGACGCATTCCGCAATGAACTCTCGACGTTCCTCGACAGCCTAGTCAGCCACTACGTGCTCGACGACGGCAAGATCGTGGTCGCCCACGCCGGGATGAAGGAGTCGATGCAGGGCCGCGGCTCGGGCAAGGTTCGCGAGTTCGCCCTTTACGGCGAGACGACCGGTGAGACCGACGAGTTCGGCTTGCCTGTCCGCTACCCGTGGGCGAGCGAGTACCGTGGCGGGGCGATGGTCGTCTACGGTCACACGCCCGTACCGACGGCCGAGTGGCTCAACAAGACGATCAACATCGACACCGGCTGCGTCTTCGGAGGAGCCCTGACGGCGCTGCGCTATCCTGAGCTGGAAACGGTCTCGGTCAAAGCGAAGCGGACCTACTGCGAGCCCTCGCGGCCATTCCTGGAAGACAATGCCAAATCGCCCGCGCAGTCGTCGCAGCAAGCAAACGACGACCTGCTCGACTTGGCCGATGTCACCGGCAAGCGGATCGTCTCGACCCGATTGCGCCCGAACATCACGATCCGCGAAGAGAACGGCGTCGCCGCCCTCGAGGTGATGAGCCGATTTGCCGCCGACCCGCGGTGGCTCGTTTACCTGCCGCCCACAATGTCGCCATCGGAAACCAGCACGAAGGAGGGCTACCTCGAATACCCCGAGGAGGCGCTGGGATACTTCCGCAGCCAAGGCGTGCCGACGGTCGTGTGCGAAGAGAAACACATGGGCTCACGAGCCGTGGTCGTGGTCTGCCGTGACGAAGAGGTTGCGGCCAAACGGTTCGGCGTTCAGGGCGAGGCCGGCGTCATCACCACTCGTACCGGGCGTCGCTTCTTCAACGACTTGGCCATGGAAGCGGCTCTGCTCGAACGAGTCCGAGCTGCCTTGTCGGCCGCGGGTTTTTGGGAAGAGCACCAGACCGAATGGGTCGTGCTCGACTGCGAGCTGATGCCTTGGTCCGCCAAGGCCAAAGAGCTGGTGAAGTCGCAGTACGCCGCCGTGGGCGCCGCCGCCAAAGCGGCGCTGCCGCCGGTGGTTGACGCCCTGCGAACGACCGCCAAACGGCTCAACGGCGAAGCGTCGGAGTTGCTCGAGGGGCTCGCGGAGAAGTTTGGCGGGCAGCGGCAAGCGGCCAGCCGTTTCGTCGACGCTTATCGCCATTACTGCTGGCCGGTCGAGTCGGTCGAGGACTACAGGCTGGCGCCCTTCCACCTCCTCGCGACCGAGGGCCGGGTCCACGTCCAGCAGAACCACGAGTGGCACATGCAGTCGCTCGCCAAGGTCTGCCGGCAAGACCCGCGAGTGCTACTCGCCACGCCCTACCGCGTGATCGACGTGACGGACCCCGAGCAGGTCAACCAGGCCGTGCGGTGGTGGACCGAGCTGACCGAGGCCGGCGGCGAAGGCATGGTCGTCAAACCGCTCGACTTCATCTCCCGCGGCAAGCGGGGCCTGCTCCAACCCGCCGTGAAGTGCCGCGGCCGCGAGTACCTGCGAATCATCTACGGCCCCGACTACACGAGCGGGGCCAACCTGACCCGCCTCCGCAGCCGTGGGCTTGGCGCTAAACGGTCCCTCGCCCTGCGCGAGTTCGCCCTGGGCATCGAAGCCCTCGAACGCTTAGTCCGCCGCGAGCCTTTACGACGGGTTCACGAGTGCGTCTTTGGGGTGCTCGCCTTAGAGAGCGAACCGGTGGACCCTCGGCTATAG
- a CDS encoding nucleotidyltransferase domain-containing protein yields MNAQIIPHELLQRQVEAHPYPLVFATISGAHLYGFPSADSDFDLRGVHLLPLDQVVGLEVGEETVEKSGVREGFEMDLVTHDAKKFFTLMLKKNGYVLEQLLSPLVVHTTPELEELKAIAKDCITRHHAHHYLGFAETQWRLLLKEKPPRVKPLLYVYRVLLTGIHLMRTGEVEANLLKLNETAQLPYIVELVERKLAGPEKGRLDEADVAFHEREYRRLVADLEVAMEESRLPDRPSSEPALNDLLVRLRVKNK; encoded by the coding sequence ATGAACGCTCAAATCATCCCGCACGAACTGCTTCAGCGGCAGGTCGAAGCCCACCCGTACCCGCTCGTCTTCGCGACGATCAGCGGTGCTCACCTGTATGGCTTCCCATCCGCCGACTCCGACTTCGACCTCCGAGGCGTGCATCTACTGCCGCTCGACCAGGTCGTCGGTCTTGAAGTGGGTGAAGAGACCGTCGAGAAGTCGGGGGTGAGGGAAGGCTTCGAGATGGACCTCGTGACCCACGACGCCAAGAAGTTCTTCACCCTGATGCTAAAGAAGAACGGCTATGTGCTTGAGCAGTTGCTCTCACCTCTGGTCGTCCATACGACACCCGAGCTTGAGGAACTGAAGGCGATTGCGAAGGACTGCATCACTCGCCATCACGCTCACCACTATCTTGGGTTCGCAGAGACCCAGTGGCGTCTGTTACTCAAGGAGAAGCCGCCTCGCGTCAAACCGCTGCTGTACGTCTATCGGGTGCTGCTGACCGGCATCCACCTGATGCGTACCGGCGAGGTCGAAGCCAATCTTCTGAAGCTCAACGAGACGGCTCAGCTCCCCTACATCGTCGAGCTCGTGGAACGGAAGCTTGCTGGTCCTGAGAAGGGAAGACTCGACGAAGCTGACGTCGCCTTCCACGAGAGAGAGTACAGGCGATTGGTCGCGGATTTGGAAGTCGCGATGGAAGAGTCAAGGCTGCCGGATCGACCAAGCAGCGAGCCGGCGCTCAATGACCTGCTCGTGCGATTGCGGGTCAAAAATAAGTGA